One window from the genome of Prinia subflava isolate CZ2003 ecotype Zambia chromosome 2, Cam_Psub_1.2, whole genome shotgun sequence encodes:
- the RIPPLY2 gene encoding protein ripply2 produces the protein MFSATAGWGSFGRGCSRGARRELPSAGSRCPHVCRDSPLRGTDKRGWNNKRRRSRRPDAAAGAQGGRARRRCRRPPLGSHRLAPPGPRQLPCVCSSAINTAPPNPPRPLPLRGPFGACTRPRPVFTRRRLRAGPFCAWRWRMSRGRWGLRAAQCPPPAIKASGPAGGSASRAAADRRRMEGGCPRPLSAALPPQGCSPISSPRCGGRPGPALTALPSPRSPAPFWRPWVPVPDEAARRSGPGPAAPQSPGGLAEASRKLAQYTHPVRLFWPKSRCYDYLYQEAEALLKNFPVQATISFYEDSDSEDDEDQLEQDSRTESGC, from the exons ATGTTCTCCGCCACCGCGGGATGGGGCTCCTTTGGCCGCGGCTGCTcccgcggggcgcggcgggagcTGCCCTCGGCGGGGTCGCGGTGCCCACACGTGTGCCGGGACTCGCCGCTCCGGGGCACAGACAAACGCGGCTGGAACAACAAAAGGCGGCGGTCGCGGCGGCCGGACGCCGCCGCCGGGGCTCAGGGCGGCCGGGCACGTCGCCGGTGCCGCCGCCCCCCGCTCGGTTCCCACAGGCtggccccgcccggcccccggcAGCTGCCATGTGTCTGCTCGAGTGCGATTAACACCGCCCCGCCAAATCCCCCGCGCCCGCTCCCCCTCCGCGGGCCATTTGGGGCATGCACGCGCCCGCGCCCCGTGTTTACACGGCGGCGCCTCCGCGCGGGGCCTTTTTGTGCATGGCGCTGGCGGATGAGCCGGGGGAGGTGGGGGCTCCGCGCCGCGCAGTGCCCGCCGCCGGCTATAAAAGCCTCCGGGCCCGCGGGCGGCAGCGCCAGCCGAGCGGCCGCGGACCGGCGGAGGATGGAGGGCGGCTGCCCCCGCCCGCTCTcggcggcgctgcccccgcAGGGCTGCTCGCCGATCTCCTCCCCGCGGTGCGGggggcggcccggccctgccctgacCGCCCTGCCCTCGCCCCGCAGCCCTGCGCCCTTCTGGAGACCGTGGGTGCCCGTGCCGGATGAGGCGGCCCGGcgcagcggccccggccccgcagcg CCTCAGAGCCCCGGCGGGCTGGCGGAAGCCTCCCGAAAGCTGGCGCAGTACACGCACCCTGTCAG ACTATTTTGGCCCAAATCAAGGTGCTATGATTACTTGTATCAGGAAGCTGAAGCACTTCTGAAAAACTTCCCAGTTCAGGCTACAATTTCCTTTTATGAAGATTCGGATAGCGAAGATGATGAAGATCAACTGGAACAAGATTCAAGAACAGAATCAGGTTGCTGA